From uncultured Roseateles sp., the proteins below share one genomic window:
- a CDS encoding protein-L-isoaspartate O-methyltransferase has product MNIEQARFNMIEQQIRPWDVLDQTVLALLAAVRREDFVPTAYKGMAFMDTEVPLGGGRFMLAPRLEARLLQELKLQRHEKVLEVGTGSGFMAALLGHRAQQVISLELDAELVRSAAEKLKRAGLNNVTVRQADGCKGLSGEAPFDAIVLSGSVAEIPQDLLQQLKVGGRLIAIKGEEPVMRAVLVTRLAERDFRSVELFDTIAPRLQGFEEASRFSF; this is encoded by the coding sequence ATGAACATTGAACAGGCCCGCTTCAACATGATCGAGCAGCAGATCCGTCCCTGGGACGTGCTGGATCAGACCGTCCTGGCTCTGCTGGCCGCGGTGCGACGCGAGGACTTCGTGCCCACCGCGTACAAGGGCATGGCCTTCATGGACACCGAGGTACCGTTGGGCGGTGGTCGCTTCATGCTGGCGCCGCGCCTGGAGGCACGCCTGCTGCAGGAGCTGAAGCTGCAGCGTCACGAGAAGGTGCTGGAAGTCGGCACCGGGTCCGGCTTCATGGCCGCGTTGTTGGGCCACCGGGCGCAGCAAGTGATCTCGCTGGAGCTGGATGCCGAACTGGTTCGCTCCGCCGCCGAGAAGCTCAAGCGCGCCGGGCTGAACAATGTGACCGTGCGCCAGGCCGATGGCTGCAAGGGCCTGAGCGGCGAGGCGCCGTTCGACGCCATTGTGCTGTCGGGCTCGGTGGCGGAGATTCCGCAAGACCTGCTGCAGCAGCTGAAGGTCGGTGGCCGTTTGATTGCCATCAAGGGCGAGGAGCCGGTGATGCGCGCGGTGCTGGTGACACGTCTTGCCGAGCGCGACTTCCGCAGCGTCGAGCTGTTCGACACCATCGCCCCGCGCCTGCAGGGCTTCGAAGAGGCCTCGCGCTTCAGCTTTTGA
- a CDS encoding TetR/AcrR family transcriptional regulator, with protein sequence MNVTPTLRQRRKQARPQELLDAALALFVERGFAATRAEEVAKRAGVSKGTLYLYYPSKEELFKAVVRHNLSAQIIEGMEIAAAFEGSTADLLALVLRTWWERVGEGPSGGIVKIMMAESGNFPELAQFYAEEVILPAQQLLGSVIERGVQRGEFRPVKVADTVHVLCSPLLFLSLQQQSFGACGVYTPLLVPESVLNTQIDLMLRGLMSDRPVASPSP encoded by the coding sequence ATGAACGTTACCCCCACCTTACGCCAGCGGCGCAAGCAGGCCCGTCCGCAGGAGTTGCTGGATGCGGCTCTGGCCCTGTTCGTCGAGCGCGGCTTTGCGGCCACGCGCGCCGAGGAGGTGGCCAAGCGCGCCGGGGTGTCCAAGGGTACCTTGTACCTTTACTACCCGAGCAAGGAAGAGCTGTTCAAGGCGGTGGTACGCCACAACCTCTCGGCCCAGATCATCGAGGGCATGGAGATCGCTGCGGCGTTCGAAGGGTCGACGGCCGATCTGCTCGCCCTGGTGCTCAGGACCTGGTGGGAGCGGGTCGGCGAAGGCCCCAGCGGAGGCATCGTCAAGATCATGATGGCCGAGTCGGGCAACTTCCCGGAGCTGGCGCAGTTCTACGCCGAGGAGGTGATTCTGCCGGCCCAGCAACTGCTGGGCAGCGTCATCGAGCGTGGCGTGCAGCGCGGCGAGTTCCGCCCCGTCAAGGTGGCCGACACCGTCCATGTGCTGTGCAGCCCGCTGCTGTTCCTGTCGCTGCAACAGCAGTCCTTCGGCGCCTGCGGCGTCTACACCCCTCTGCTGGTGCCGGAGTCGGTGCTCAACACCCAGATCGATCTGATGCTGCGTGGCTTGATGTCGGACCGGCCGGTGGCCAGCCCCTCGCCATAG
- a CDS encoding rhodanese-like domain-containing protein, whose amino-acid sequence MEQLPVDRLPAQLQALGAGTVLLDVREPWEVALASIRIDGARWLSIPMGQIPQRLDELDPSQPVVCYCHHGMRSLQVVAFLQRQGFDSVYNLAGGIEAWSVQMDPAVPRY is encoded by the coding sequence ATGGAGCAGCTGCCTGTCGATCGCCTGCCTGCCCAGCTGCAAGCATTGGGCGCAGGCACCGTGCTGCTCGATGTGCGTGAGCCCTGGGAGGTGGCGCTGGCCAGCATCCGTATCGACGGCGCCCGCTGGCTGAGCATACCGATGGGGCAGATTCCGCAGCGGCTGGATGAGCTGGACCCGTCGCAGCCCGTCGTCTGTTATTGCCACCATGGCATGCGAAGTCTGCAAGTCGTCGCATTTCTGCAGCGCCAGGGCTTCGATTCGGTCTATAACCTCGCCGGTGGCATCGAGGCATGGTCCGTGCAGATGGATCCTGCGGTGCCGAGATATTGA
- a CDS encoding DUF1501 domain-containing protein — translation MNVTPSGLRRRHLLQALALAPALSFAGTSAGPSSNRLVLVILRGGMDGLGAAPVPGDPDFAGARGALAQFADPLLSLAGPYALHPALAQLHAMYGRGEASVVHATGLPYRERSHFDAQQVLESGGTRPHELSTGWLARALGPAGLKSLALSTAVPLVLRGAAEVDTWSPSVLPEPGADLVSRLMRLYADDAALGTALARAQGLRERTDMSAMAAGGGGAGFVLLARRAAEFLAQPQGPQAAVLELGGWDTHANQAAPNGALTQNLRTLDAGLAALREGLMQAPGQGTWARTVVVVASEFGREVQINGTQGTDHGSGGVAFVLGGAVKGGRVLGDWPGLAKAQRFEGRDLRITTDLRALLKGVLADHLQIASAKLEAEVFPDSAAIKPLSLLKA, via the coding sequence ATGAACGTCACCCCTTCCGGATTGCGTCGCCGCCATCTGCTGCAGGCGCTGGCCCTGGCGCCGGCGCTGAGTTTTGCCGGCACGTCCGCCGGTCCATCGTCAAACCGGCTGGTGCTGGTGATACTGCGCGGCGGCATGGATGGCCTCGGCGCCGCACCGGTGCCCGGTGACCCCGACTTTGCCGGCGCCCGCGGCGCGCTGGCCCAGTTTGCCGACCCGCTGCTGAGCCTGGCTGGCCCCTATGCCCTGCACCCGGCGCTGGCGCAGTTGCACGCCATGTATGGCCGTGGCGAGGCCAGCGTGGTGCATGCCACCGGCCTGCCCTATCGCGAGCGCTCGCACTTTGACGCCCAGCAGGTGCTGGAGAGTGGAGGCACCCGGCCGCATGAGCTGAGCACCGGCTGGCTGGCCCGCGCGCTGGGCCCGGCAGGTCTCAAATCGCTGGCCTTGAGCACGGCCGTGCCGCTGGTCTTGCGCGGTGCCGCCGAGGTCGATACCTGGTCACCGTCGGTCCTGCCCGAGCCGGGTGCGGATCTGGTGTCCAGGCTGATGCGCTTGTATGCCGATGATGCTGCCCTTGGCACGGCGCTGGCGCGGGCGCAGGGCCTGCGTGAACGCACCGATATGTCGGCCATGGCAGCCGGCGGTGGTGGCGCCGGCTTTGTGCTGCTGGCGCGGCGTGCGGCCGAGTTCCTGGCCCAGCCGCAGGGTCCGCAGGCGGCGGTGCTGGAACTGGGCGGCTGGGATACCCATGCCAACCAGGCGGCGCCGAATGGCGCGTTGACGCAGAACCTGCGCACCCTCGACGCCGGACTGGCGGCGTTGCGTGAGGGGTTGATGCAGGCGCCGGGGCAGGGCACCTGGGCGCGCACCGTGGTCGTGGTGGCCAGCGAGTTCGGCCGCGAGGTGCAGATCAACGGCACCCAGGGCACCGACCACGGCAGCGGCGGTGTGGCCTTTGTGCTGGGCGGCGCCGTCAAGGGCGGAAGGGTGCTGGGTGACTGGCCGGGCCTGGCCAAGGCGCAGCGCTTCGAGGGGCGCGATCTGCGCATCACCACCGACCTGCGCGCGCTGCTCAAAGGCGTGCTGGCCGACCATCTGCAGATCGCCAGCGCCAAGCTGGAGGCCGAGGTGTTTCCGGACAGCGCAGCCATCAAACCGCTGTCCCTGCTGAAGGCCTGA
- a CDS encoding 2OG-Fe(II) oxygenase — MTQQLITPELRQWIVEQAVAGHPPEEVLKSMLASGWVEDVAIKALEDTLTAHLDAQARLKALPQAVPVPEPDLSGAPSSIWAFDREVRVLTSLRHPRVVVFGGLLSDEECDEIVALAGARLARSETVETATGGSEVNEARTSEGMFFERGEHAVCQRLEARIAALVQWPVENGEGLQVLRYRPGAEYKPHYDYFDPAHSGTPTILARGGQRVASLVMYLNTPVKGGSTVFPDVKLEVGPIKGNAVFFSYDRPHPMTASLHGGAPVVEGEKWVATKWLRERLFT, encoded by the coding sequence ATGACGCAGCAACTGATCACCCCCGAATTGCGCCAGTGGATTGTGGAGCAGGCCGTCGCCGGCCATCCACCCGAAGAGGTGCTGAAGTCCATGCTCGCCAGCGGCTGGGTCGAGGACGTGGCCATCAAGGCGCTGGAAGACACGCTCACCGCGCACCTGGACGCGCAGGCCCGGCTCAAGGCCCTGCCGCAGGCGGTGCCGGTGCCCGAGCCTGATCTTTCGGGGGCGCCGTCCAGCATCTGGGCCTTCGACCGCGAGGTGCGGGTGCTGACCAGCCTGCGCCACCCTCGCGTGGTGGTGTTCGGCGGCCTGCTGTCCGACGAGGAGTGCGACGAGATCGTGGCCCTGGCCGGTGCCCGGCTTGCGCGTTCCGAGACGGTGGAAACGGCAACCGGCGGCAGCGAGGTCAACGAGGCTCGCACCAGCGAGGGCATGTTCTTTGAGCGCGGCGAACATGCGGTTTGCCAACGCCTGGAGGCGCGCATTGCCGCCTTGGTGCAGTGGCCAGTCGAGAACGGCGAAGGCCTGCAGGTGCTGCGCTACCGGCCGGGTGCCGAGTACAAGCCGCATTACGATTATTTCGACCCGGCGCACTCCGGCACGCCCACCATACTGGCCCGTGGCGGCCAGCGTGTGGCCAGCCTGGTGATGTACCTGAACACCCCGGTCAAGGGCGGCAGCACGGTGTTCCCCGATGTCAAGCTGGAGGTCGGTCCGATCAAGGGCAACGCGGTGTTCTTCAGCTACGACCGGCCGCACCCGATGACGGCCAGCCTGCACGGCGGTGCACCGGTGGTCGAAGGCGAAAAATGGGTGGCGACCAAATGGCTGCGCGAACGTCTGTTCACCTGA
- the yaaA gene encoding peroxide stress protein YaaA, which translates to MLFVLSPAKTLDYETAVPPELLAQATTPQFVPQSAELIALLKTKTPADIAELMDLSEDLSTLNVRRYAAWSKRFTKTNSKPAVLAFAGDVYDGLDAGSLSADDIAWAQQHVAILSGLYGVLRPLDKLQPYRLEMGTRLANAHGSNLYAFWGDTLAQYLDAQLAREKKKALIVNLASQEYFKAADRKALRTPVIECVFEDWKNGQYKVISFFAKRARGLMARYAIQHRLKTARELEGFNLDGYGFDGTASEPQRLVFRRRLT; encoded by the coding sequence ATGCTATTTGTGCTGTCTCCCGCCAAGACCCTGGACTATGAAACCGCCGTGCCACCCGAGCTGCTGGCCCAGGCCACGACACCGCAGTTTGTGCCGCAGTCGGCCGAGCTGATCGCGCTGCTGAAGACCAAGACACCGGCCGATATCGCCGAGCTGATGGATTTGTCGGAAGACCTGTCTACCTTGAACGTTCGCCGCTACGCGGCCTGGTCCAAGCGCTTCACCAAAACCAATAGCAAGCCGGCCGTGCTGGCCTTTGCCGGCGACGTCTATGACGGCCTGGACGCAGGCTCGCTCAGTGCCGACGATATCGCCTGGGCCCAGCAGCATGTCGCCATCCTGTCCGGCCTGTACGGTGTGCTGCGCCCGCTGGACAAGCTGCAGCCCTACCGCCTGGAGATGGGCACGCGCCTGGCCAATGCCCATGGCAGCAATCTCTATGCCTTCTGGGGCGACACGCTCGCCCAATACCTTGACGCCCAGCTCGCACGCGAGAAGAAAAAGGCGTTGATCGTCAATCTCGCTTCGCAGGAATACTTCAAGGCCGCCGATCGCAAGGCCTTGCGCACGCCGGTGATCGAATGCGTGTTCGAAGACTGGAAGAACGGGCAATACAAGGTCATCAGCTTCTTTGCCAAACGAGCCCGCGGCCTGATGGCGCGCTATGCCATCCAGCACCGGCTGAAAACCGCCAGGGAGCTTGAGGGCTTCAATCTCGATGGCTATGGTTTTGACGGCACAGCCTCCGAGCCCCAGCGCCTTGTTTTCAGGCGTCGCCTGACCTGA
- a CDS encoding TolC family outer membrane protein, whose product MSVERPQTLATRRSGTPFRLSGRLSGRLALAVSLAFGGVSAAQAQSLMELYDAAKGYDATYLASRSLADSVQYKVEQTKALERPSASLTAGASRVNSEGTAPTSNTTNAQVGVQGAYSLFNRNNAVTVQQALKQLDLAKAQLATAEQDLIVRVAQAYFDVLAAQDVLGTTRASKAATTEQLASAKRNFEVGTATITDTREAQARFDLGTAAEIAAENDLRSKRIALDQLVGRTGVNPKPLLVPVTLPPVLPADAEAWVTSADAQHPGILQARVNFEIAQLEIERARAANLPTVGLTGGYARARADSNLATLNGSKNDLSVGIQLSMPLFTGYATQNRIKEVLVLEDKARNDLEAARRFVWQGTRQAYFGVVSGQAQVKALEAAESSTKLALEATQLGYKVGVRVNLDVLNSQTQLFQTQRDLAKARYDVLVGSLKLRQAAGQLSPDDVAALNQLIAP is encoded by the coding sequence ATGTCCGTCGAACGACCCCAAACCCTGGCCACGCGCCGTTCCGGTACGCCATTCCGACTCAGCGGCCGTCTGAGCGGTCGTTTGGCACTGGCCGTCAGCCTGGCCTTCGGCGGCGTGTCGGCCGCGCAGGCTCAAAGCCTGATGGAGTTGTATGACGCCGCCAAGGGCTATGACGCCACCTATCTGGCCTCGCGCTCGCTGGCCGACTCGGTGCAGTACAAGGTCGAGCAGACCAAGGCGCTGGAGCGCCCCTCGGCCTCGCTGACGGCAGGCGCCTCGCGGGTCAATTCGGAAGGTACGGCACCGACCAGCAACACGACCAATGCGCAGGTCGGCGTGCAGGGCGCCTATTCGCTGTTCAACCGCAACAACGCCGTCACGGTGCAGCAGGCCTTGAAGCAGCTGGATCTGGCCAAGGCCCAGCTGGCGACAGCCGAGCAGGACCTGATCGTGCGCGTCGCCCAGGCCTACTTTGATGTGCTGGCCGCACAGGATGTGCTGGGCACAACCCGCGCCAGTAAGGCCGCCACCACCGAGCAACTGGCCTCGGCCAAGCGCAATTTCGAGGTCGGCACGGCTACCATCACCGACACCCGTGAAGCCCAGGCCCGATTCGACCTCGGCACGGCTGCGGAAATCGCGGCGGAGAACGATCTGCGCTCCAAGCGCATTGCGCTCGATCAGCTGGTGGGTCGCACCGGCGTCAATCCCAAACCCCTGCTGGTGCCCGTCACATTGCCGCCGGTGCTGCCGGCTGATGCCGAGGCCTGGGTCACGAGTGCGGATGCCCAGCATCCCGGCATTTTGCAGGCGCGCGTCAATTTTGAAATTGCGCAGCTGGAGATCGAGCGTGCCCGGGCGGCCAATCTGCCGACCGTGGGTTTGACCGGTGGCTATGCACGTGCCCGCGCCGACAGCAATCTGGCGACCCTGAACGGCAGCAAGAATGATTTGTCGGTTGGCATCCAGCTGAGCATGCCGCTGTTCACCGGCTATGCAACCCAGAATCGCATCAAGGAAGTGCTGGTCTTGGAAGACAAGGCCCGCAATGACCTCGAGGCCGCGCGGCGCTTCGTCTGGCAGGGCACGCGCCAGGCCTACTTCGGCGTGGTCTCGGGCCAGGCTCAGGTCAAGGCCTTGGAAGCCGCCGAGTCGTCCACCAAGCTGGCGCTGGAGGCCACGCAGCTGGGCTACAAGGTCGGCGTGCGCGTCAACCTGGATGTGCTGAATTCGCAAACCCAGCTGTTCCAGACCCAGCGCGACCTGGCCAAGGCCCGCTACGACGTGCTGGTGGGCAGCTTGAAGCTGCGCCAGGCCGCCGGCCAGCTGAGCCCGGATGATGTGGCCGCGCTGAACCAGCTGATCGCTCCCTGA
- a CDS encoding DUF1800 domain-containing protein, with translation MAMTQDTGAALAVHRFGLGAPSLERMGADPQAWLMAQIGPADAPWGVSLPSALDGLRLQHAFYRERRNARTVDAKPAEQQFAEHFRATVEADVQSRLLGAVQSPRPFNERLMLFWANHFTVSMAKAQVRGLVGAFEREAIRPHVGGSFEAMLKAAVTHAAMLRYLDNSASAGPNSLLAQRRARRTGAGSDGEMRTPRVTGLNENLAREVLELHTLGVQGGYTQADVTALAAVLTGWRVADPERANDKDARASYFDPQWHEPGRKTLLGKSYAEGPQALDQVLHDLTLHPATAKFVATKLARHFVGDQPPPALVDRLAQSFRRSGGQLPALYQTLVTAPEAWAPLQTKLKTPEEFFVSSARLLGLGEALLARNRDGGIAQMGQRVQAAPSPAGWPDSADEWLGPEAMWKRVEWASRLAGRLGMQVDARQLADSSLGPLLSPSSGQQIARAADGPQALTLLLMSPEFQRR, from the coding sequence ATGGCAATGACGCAAGACACGGGTGCCGCGCTGGCCGTCCACCGCTTCGGCCTGGGCGCGCCCTCGCTGGAGCGCATGGGGGCCGACCCGCAGGCCTGGCTGATGGCGCAGATCGGCCCGGCTGATGCCCCCTGGGGTGTGAGTCTGCCCAGCGCGCTGGATGGCCTGCGTCTGCAGCATGCCTTCTACCGCGAACGTCGCAACGCACGCACCGTCGATGCCAAGCCGGCCGAGCAGCAGTTCGCCGAGCACTTCCGCGCCACCGTCGAAGCCGATGTGCAATCGCGCCTGCTCGGCGCGGTGCAGAGCCCCCGACCCTTCAACGAGCGCCTGATGCTGTTCTGGGCCAATCACTTCACCGTGTCCATGGCCAAGGCTCAGGTGCGCGGCCTGGTCGGCGCCTTCGAGCGCGAGGCGATACGCCCGCATGTCGGCGGCTCGTTCGAGGCCATGCTGAAGGCGGCCGTCACCCATGCGGCCATGCTGCGCTATCTGGACAACAGCGCCTCGGCAGGTCCCAACTCGTTGCTGGCGCAGCGTCGTGCCCGGCGTACGGGTGCGGGCAGCGATGGCGAGATGCGAACCCCCCGCGTCACTGGCCTGAACGAAAACCTGGCCCGCGAGGTGCTTGAACTGCACACCCTGGGCGTGCAGGGCGGCTACACCCAGGCCGATGTGACCGCGCTGGCGGCGGTGCTGACCGGCTGGCGTGTGGCCGATCCGGAACGAGCGAACGACAAGGATGCCCGCGCCAGCTACTTCGATCCGCAGTGGCACGAACCCGGCCGCAAGACTCTGCTGGGCAAGAGCTACGCCGAGGGCCCGCAGGCGCTGGACCAGGTGCTGCATGACCTGACCCTGCATCCGGCCACGGCGAAGTTCGTCGCCACCAAGCTGGCCCGCCACTTCGTTGGCGATCAGCCGCCGCCGGCCCTGGTGGACCGCCTGGCGCAGAGTTTTCGGCGCAGCGGCGGCCAGTTGCCCGCGCTGTACCAGACCCTGGTCACCGCGCCGGAGGCCTGGGCACCGCTGCAGACCAAGCTGAAGACGCCGGAGGAATTCTTCGTCTCGTCGGCGCGCCTGCTGGGCCTGGGGGAGGCCCTGCTGGCACGCAACCGTGACGGCGGCATTGCCCAGATGGGCCAGCGTGTGCAGGCCGCGCCATCGCCAGCGGGCTGGCCCGACAGTGCGGACGAGTGGCTGGGCCCGGAGGCGATGTGGAAGCGCGTCGAATGGGCGTCGCGCCTGGCCGGCCGACTGGGTATGCAGGTGGATGCCCGCCAACTGGCCGACAGCAGCCTGGGGCCGCTGTTGAGTCCTTCCTCGGGCCAGCAGATCGCCCGTGCCGCCGATGGGCCGCAGGCGCTGACCCTGCTGTTGATGTCGCCTGAATTTCAACGTCGCTGA